One window of the Flavobacteriaceae bacterium YJPT1-3 genome contains the following:
- a CDS encoding alpha/beta hydrolase: MECTFKNARLNYSVCGTEGLALLLLHGFLENQSMWQPLMAALPAEQCVITMDLPGHGKSECLGYIHSMQDMAEAVKAVLYQEDIEEVQLVGHSMGGYVGLAFAKANQKQVKRIALLNSTPLADTEERKEIRLRATEAAQQAYPALVSMSVANLFAPKNHQKLKTQINTVKEEALKTPVQGYIAAQLGMMQREDHSDFWKTATQSRCLILGQEDSLIDWKAHRALFKAYAPVVAIDSGHMSLIEKEEETILQLLKFLKIE; this comes from the coding sequence ATGGAATGTACCTTTAAAAATGCACGCCTAAATTACTCGGTCTGCGGCACTGAGGGCTTAGCCCTATTGCTGCTACATGGCTTTTTAGAAAATCAATCCATGTGGCAGCCGTTGATGGCTGCCCTTCCGGCGGAGCAGTGCGTGATCACCATGGACCTGCCTGGTCACGGGAAAAGTGAATGCCTGGGCTATATCCATAGCATGCAGGACATGGCGGAAGCCGTCAAGGCTGTACTGTACCAGGAAGACATCGAGGAGGTACAGCTGGTTGGGCATTCTATGGGGGGTTACGTAGGTTTAGCTTTCGCGAAAGCGAATCAAAAACAGGTAAAGCGCATCGCTTTACTGAACTCCACTCCTTTGGCAGATACCGAAGAACGCAAGGAAATTCGACTCCGGGCAACGGAGGCGGCTCAACAAGCCTATCCGGCACTGGTGAGCATGTCAGTCGCCAATTTATTCGCCCCTAAAAATCATCAGAAACTGAAAACGCAGATCAATACCGTCAAAGAGGAAGCCTTGAAAACTCCGGTTCAAGGGTACATTGCCGCCCAACTGGGAATGATGCAGCGTGAGGATCATTCAGATTTTTGGAAAACCGCCACTCAGTCGCGATGTCTAATTTTGGGCCAAGAGGATTCGTTAATAGATTGGAAAGCTCACCGAGCCTTGTTTAAAGCTTACGCTCCGGTCGTTGCAATAGACAGCGGACATATGAGCTTGATCGAAAAAGAAGAAGAAACCATACTTCAGCTTCTAAAATTCCTAAAAATAGAATAA
- the thiL gene encoding thiamine-phosphate kinase, whose protein sequence is MLEDKEQKRTAVAQLGEFGLIDHLTQHFKVKRSSTVKSIGDDAALLDFKDQQVVMTTDLLVEGVHFDLSYMPLKHLGYKAVMVNLSDVYAMNAEATQITVSIAMSNRFPLEALEELYAGITLAAEKYQVDVVGGDTTSSLKGLLISITALGTVTANKVTTRDGAKAGDLLVVSGDLGAAYMGLQVLEREKQVFQVNPQAQPDLEPYSYLVERQLKPEARKDVVKLLADLQVKPTAMIDISDGLSSEIIHLCKQSEVGCRLYEEKIPLDPQVISVCEEFKLDSTTIALSGGEDYELLFTIAQVDFEKIKGNPHFTVIGHMLEAQEGMHLITRANQQVELIARGWNALENED, encoded by the coding sequence ATGTTAGAGGATAAAGAACAAAAGCGAACCGCTGTGGCTCAACTGGGTGAATTTGGACTCATCGACCACTTGACCCAGCACTTTAAGGTAAAACGCTCCAGTACGGTGAAAAGTATAGGAGATGATGCGGCGTTGCTTGATTTTAAGGACCAACAGGTGGTGATGACTACCGATCTTTTAGTGGAAGGAGTGCACTTTGATCTTTCCTATATGCCTTTGAAGCATTTGGGCTATAAGGCGGTCATGGTCAACCTGTCTGATGTGTATGCGATGAATGCAGAGGCCACTCAGATTACGGTGTCAATTGCTATGTCCAATCGTTTTCCTCTAGAAGCATTGGAAGAACTTTATGCCGGAATCACCCTGGCCGCTGAAAAATACCAGGTGGATGTGGTGGGCGGAGATACCACCTCTTCTCTAAAAGGACTGCTGATCAGCATTACCGCTTTAGGTACCGTAACAGCTAATAAAGTCACTACCCGTGATGGAGCCAAAGCAGGAGATCTTTTAGTGGTCAGCGGCGACCTGGGTGCAGCCTATATGGGACTGCAAGTGCTGGAGCGAGAAAAGCAAGTGTTTCAGGTCAATCCGCAAGCACAACCCGATCTGGAACCCTATTCGTATTTGGTGGAACGCCAACTTAAACCGGAAGCACGCAAAGATGTGGTTAAGCTATTGGCTGATCTGCAGGTAAAGCCTACAGCCATGATCGATATTAGCGACGGTTTGTCTTCCGAAATCATTCATTTGTGCAAACAGTCTGAAGTAGGTTGTCGTCTGTATGAAGAAAAGATCCCTCTAGACCCACAGGTCATCAGCGTATGCGAAGAGTTTAAATTGGATAGCACGACCATCGCACTGAGCGGTGGTGAAGACTATGAATTGCTATTTACGATAGCACAAGTTGATTTTGAAAAAATCAAAGGGAATCCGCACTTTACGGTAATCGGACATATGTTGGAAGCGCAGGAGGGAATGCACTTGATCACCCGGGCCAATCAGCAAGTAGAATTGATCGCCAGAGGTTGGAATGCTTTAGAAAACGAAGATTAG
- a CDS encoding iron-sulfur cluster assembly accessory protein, producing MIKVTEEAKKKIAVLMDDEGFDVAKDFVRVGVKSGGCSGLSYELKFDHSSTEGDKIFEDNAVKLIVDKKSFLYLIGTTLEYSGGLNGKGFVFNNPNAQRTCGCGESFSL from the coding sequence ATGATTAAAGTAACTGAGGAAGCAAAAAAGAAAATCGCCGTCTTGATGGACGACGAGGGTTTTGATGTTGCCAAAGACTTCGTACGTGTTGGAGTAAAAAGTGGCGGATGTTCCGGACTTTCTTACGAACTCAAATTTGATCACAGCAGTACGGAAGGGGATAAAATCTTTGAGGACAATGCCGTGAAACTCATTGTTGACAAAAAGAGTTTCCTCTACCTGATAGGGACAACTCTGGAATACAGTGGAGGCCTGAATGGCAAAGGCTTTGTTTTTAATAATCCCAACGCCCAGCGCACCTGCGGATGTGGAGAATCATTCTCTCTTTAG
- a CDS encoding DUF1660 family phage protein — protein sequence MKTTTTPKSTPHTSFLCKLFGHKYKITKRYASSHKEFECSQCKAQYTLDDYGRYTPLTSKLQRINEVMEKFYLARHARIEHRQAS from the coding sequence ATGAAAACCACAACTACCCCCAAATCGACTCCCCATACTTCATTCCTGTGCAAATTATTTGGTCACAAGTACAAGATCACGAAGCGCTATGCCTCCAGCCATAAAGAGTTTGAGTGCAGTCAATGCAAAGCTCAATACACTTTAGATGACTATGGTCGCTATACCCCGCTGACCAGTAAATTGCAGCGCATCAATGAAGTAATGGAGAAATTCTATCTGGCACGTCACGCTCGCATCGAGCACCGACAGGCTTCCTAA
- a CDS encoding choice-of-anchor B family protein, with translation MEVTDPEAEGEDLNDKRVPCENGLAGVFPCQGYDLMAQLDCEGMGATRANDSWGWTDPSTGREYALVGLNNGTAFVDISTPDEPIYLGKLPTATESSTWRDIKVYQDHAFIVSEAPEHGMQVFDLTQLRSVTTPPETFTASARYIGFGNAHNIVINEDTAYAYAVGTSEDNGAPQFIDISDPLNPQFAGSLGISDYSHDAQVVTYNGPDTDYQGQEILIGSNTDEVVIFNVTDKQNPTLIASTRYPNIGYTHQGWFTEDQRYFLVNDELDEVNFGFNSRALVFDFSDLDNPVLFHTYEGPTAAIDHNFYIRGNQMYLANYRAGMRVVDISGIGARSMNETGFFDTFPSSNSPNFNGAWNVYPYFDSGNIIISDIDGGLFIVRPSGT, from the coding sequence ATGGAAGTGACCGATCCGGAAGCGGAAGGAGAAGATCTGAATGACAAACGAGTGCCCTGTGAGAACGGGTTGGCTGGCGTTTTCCCCTGCCAGGGGTATGACCTCATGGCCCAACTGGATTGCGAGGGCATGGGAGCCACCCGGGCTAACGATTCCTGGGGCTGGACCGACCCTTCTACAGGCAGAGAATACGCCCTGGTGGGATTGAATAACGGGACGGCATTCGTCGACATCAGCACTCCTGACGAACCTATATACCTGGGCAAATTACCAACGGCGACTGAGTCCAGTACCTGGAGAGACATCAAGGTATATCAAGATCACGCCTTCATCGTAAGCGAAGCCCCTGAACACGGAATGCAGGTCTTTGACCTTACCCAATTGCGATCAGTGACTACCCCTCCGGAGACCTTTACCGCCAGTGCGAGGTATATCGGATTTGGAAATGCCCACAATATTGTGATCAATGAAGATACCGCTTATGCCTATGCCGTAGGAACGAGCGAAGATAACGGAGCTCCTCAATTCATCGACATCAGCGATCCTTTAAATCCGCAATTTGCCGGAAGCCTGGGTATTTCAGACTACAGCCATGACGCTCAGGTGGTGACTTACAATGGTCCGGATACCGACTATCAGGGACAAGAGATCCTCATTGGCAGCAATACTGATGAGGTCGTTATCTTCAATGTAACGGATAAGCAAAATCCCACCCTCATCGCCTCCACCCGTTATCCCAATATCGGATACACGCATCAAGGCTGGTTTACCGAGGATCAACGCTATTTTCTGGTCAACGACGAATTGGATGAAGTGAATTTTGGTTTCAATTCGCGAGCGCTCGTTTTCGACTTTAGCGATTTGGACAATCCGGTGCTCTTCCATACCTATGAAGGGCCTACGGCCGCTATCGATCATAATTTCTACATACGAGGTAATCAAATGTATTTGGCCAATTATCGCGCGGGCATGCGGGTAGTAGATATCAGTGGCATCGGAGCTCGTAGCATGAACGAAACCGGGTTTTTTGACACTTTTCCAAGCAGTAATAGTCCCAACTTCAACGGCGCCTGGAATGTGTATCCTTATTTTGACAGCGGAAACATCATCATTAGTGACATTGATGGAGGATTATTCATCGTGCGTCCTTCTGGAACCTAA